The genomic stretch TGTGAGTGTCACCATTAATGGAGATGAGGCTGAGAATACAAGACCCAAGCAAAAACTTGGTGAGTTTCATactatttatttgaaaattgtgAGAACAGAAGAATGGGTTTACCCATTCACTCATACACTCATTACCCATACACTCTACCACTGTATTTCTTCTGTCCCACAGCTGATATAAATGCTGTACATCCTTCAAATCATATCCTGCAGTCTAGATAAGCAGAGCCACGTTTCTCTGCTGAATTCACTAGGGCGGCCTAGATGTTCAGTGTCAGGTGTTGGCACATCCCCCAGTGAGACATTTCGGTGCCAAACTTCAATTAGGGCCATAAGCACTTTGAGCGCTTACCTGTGGCTTGACCCTGGAAGTAACTGCAGTGTTGCTCACGATCAGTCAGCTATCAAAATGCTTTTTAGTTGTAAACTCTAGTGTATTTCAAAATCCTTAAttcactatcttttttttttttttttttttttacttacagatGATGGAGGTATGTTACATAGCTGTGTGCCCACTGACAGTAAGGTCAAGTGTAATCATCGTATGGCAAGTTTTCCTTAGAACAGGGcagttaaaactgcttttttatttgGGCTTGGTTACTCTCCTGACCCTATCAAACACACAAGATTGACTTTGGCCTAGACATGAAAATTCCTGGGGGGCATTATCACATCAATTACATTCAGGTATTGCACCTCCAGCACCAGTATCTCAGGAGACACAAATTACTGAATCCTCAACAGCTGTAGATCAAGCCCCAAAGACAAGTAATTCAGATGGACAGGGGAGGTGTAAACCAACACAGATTCATTAAGAACAACCCCTTTCTCTTTGTGCTGTTTTGGTCTTCAAACACATCTACGATCCATTATTGTACCAGTGTAAGCCAAACAGATGTCCCCTTCAGCAGTGTATTCCCCATCTCCGAATGAAGGTGGTCTCATTTTAGAAGGATTCTTATCCTCCATAGCTGTCAGCTGCACCGTTTTTCCCAACTCTCTCCCAGTTTCTTTCTGCCAAACCTGTATTTTAGTGACCCCAGTTACTGCCTCCCCCCATGTAATCAGCCTTTTGGTGAGATATGAATGCTCACAGCTTTTGGATGGTGATGAGCATTAGGTCAGGTTGCTTCCCCTTCTAAATTTTAAGAAACAGGACTCTGAGGTGTAATTTCCTCTACTGTTCAGTAATTTAAAGGTatgtaaaatttttttcttctctcctagAATTTGTGGAAGTTATTTCACTTCCAAAGAATGACCTACTGCAAAGAATTGACGGTAAGAGCTTTCTGACACATGAAAGGCACAAATATGTGCTTTAGCAAGAAACCCTTAGCTTTGCTTCTCATAGCTCCTCATGGCATTTCTTATCCTAGAATACTGTATCTTAATCAAAAAGCTGAGAGAGACTTGGCCAGGTAACAGAGTTAGTGATATCACAAAGTGTTAGCATTAAGAATTCATGCCTGGAATGCCATACATCTTCATTTTAGTAAGGGACTTAATTACATTTCTGTAGATGAGAAGTTTTAACAgcatctcaattttttttttttttttttttttccagaactagtAGCAGAAGAACATATTGCAGTGGATGCCAGGGTTTATACTTACGCCTTGGCCCTGAAGCGTGCAGCAGAAAAACCGCTCCAAGTTCCTTTTATGAAGTTCTAAAACTAGATGATGAGAAATTTAGATGAAAACTGCCCCATTCAGATGGCTTAGAAATGTAACTTCTTGTACTAAAGGTCCGTTGCTTTACTTACAGAGCAAACAAAAGTATCTGTAGGAATGATTCTGATCTTTTGATCTGGAAATATGTGACCGACAAAAAGTTTTCCTTCTAGCTGCTCAGTCTATCAAGCCTTGACAgaataatcataataaaaatgCTGTCTAATTTTCAGAATGGCTCATTTCTCACTGTACTCATCATTGCGCTTAGGTTTCAGTATAAGGAAGATGCTTAAGTAACTGTAGTTGGTGTTCTAACACCACCTGTCCAAAAGCAGGAAGACCGCAGGACGAGCGCGCTTCTCTCCTCCCCAGGCACAAGCACCATCATTTCAACAACTACAGGTGATTTTCTGCAACaagagcagcaacagcagcaccaGGACACAGCGTGCATGCTCTGGCTGCAGTGTATGAAACAGCAGTTTCAGGAATTCCCTTCTGTGACGGAGATCTCCTAAGAGAAAATTGGTTGGTTTGATCTAAGAAAATACAGACTCTGACAGCGATGATGACAGTATCAACAAAACAGCCACTGGTGCAAAGCAGAACAAACCAGGGGATTCTGCTTAAGGTATGGGCTTTCTTACATGCCCCGAGATGGCACAGCCTTGCAGTTCGCCCTCTCCCTAGGACCCATCCCCTTCCCTGGGCTGCACCTTCGTTCAGTCTCCTCCCCTCTGGGTAAATCTTTTGCCAAACAAACTTTCAGTGGATCTGCGCCCAGTCAACTGCTGCTAATTATGTCAGCTACCACCACTGCTTAAAGGTTAGGATCCAAGAGCTGCAATAAACATATGCTAACATCAAAGTCTTGACTCTGAAATGAATTTGGGAGATAAACATAATTAGGAGGACACTCCTAGCTTAGAAATGAAGCAGACAACTTAAGCTTTTCTTACCTTCACAAACAACACAAAGTTACTTTCAAGTGAAGCATGAGAGGAAATAGCAGAGATCAAAGTGTGAAATCAAAGGGAAAAGTCACTGATTACAGCCAAACAGAAAAGTTCAATGTTTTTAAGGGGAGGAATCTTGAgatttatgttttgtttcttaattaaGGCTGCTAAAACCTGATCAGAATTATATTCTAGAAGGATAaaggataaagagaaaaaagagagccTTCCAGTCCTACCTCACTAACAAAGCCTGTTAGAAGTGATCAGAACTGCATACGGATTACATCTTGCACAGGGAAGACACAGGAGAGAGCTTAATTAAATAAGTTTATTGTCTAACGTTTACAGTTGTTAACATTGCCGCTGTAAAGTGCGACAACATAAATAAATTTTCAGCAGAAACTCCTCGTTCCCCCCCTTTCCCGTCTATGAACACTGCTTTAGGAACCAGGCCTCGTCGTTTAGACTCACAAAAGCAAAGTGGACATGAAGTTTCAGTGGCACAGTTTTCACAAGTACATGTTTAAACAAAACTACGGGGCTGACTTGCTAGCATGACAGCAGCTACCATGCTGTCTCCCAGGAGGCCCCCGGCAAGAAACCGCAACGCCCCAGGCCCTGCGATGCAGCAAATCCACCACAGAACCAGTTCACAGGTGAGATGAGTATCAGTCTCCGGTAAAATGTTTGCTAGTCCACCCTTACAGCTCAGAGAAAGGTGCTTGGGTGGAGACACCACAAAGGAATAAGGAGTGCTGAATTCAACAATGGGGAAATGCAAgttaaaaaagtataaaaaatgaatgcaaaatacAGGCTACAAATAAATTTTGTCAAGAATACTGGCACGTGGCAATCTGaactcagattttaattttttccttttaaggacAGGGAAATAAATTGAACAGTTTAATGCTGTGTGCAAAAATGTTTACCGATATCAAACTGATACATTTTACCATCTCACTGTAGTGTTTGAACAGCAAGGTAGATGAATTGGTTTCCAGCATTACAGGCAACACTAGATAATACTTAAACAAGATAATGTAAACTTTATTCTTAAGGCAGCTGGTACTAATGCTGCACACAGGCATTGCTCAATGCCCATTATGGTAATGGGACACGTAGCActttaaaacaagtaaaaagaaaatagcattatTGGACTAAATGACGCATGTTGTCAAAATACTTTCTCTTTCACGCAAACCATGAAATATTTGGACATCTAGAAAAATAATGCACCCACTCCTCCAACTTCAGCCTGttcttttacaaatatttcaaaatactgatAAATAATAGTGACTGCAAGGAGAATGCCAGTGCCAGACCCAATGGCTCCTAGAAAGTCAGCCAATACTGAAAGGGCACCAATGCACAGCCCACCAAATGCAGCTGCTGTAGGGATATACCTGTacgaacaaaaaaaaaaaggtattcatAATCATCAATTTTCATCCAAGGATTCTAACAATACACCTACTACTAAAACAACCAACTAGAATACTGAGCAACAAAGGTAGCGTTGCAAACACACCTCTGCCAGTAGCTCTTACTATCCATACTTGCACAAAGtagaaactaaaataaatattcactgaTAGGAAAGCTGTGTGAATACTCGAACACTGACAAAGCTTTTCAATTAAAAGTATAACAGTTTTAGGTATATGTGTGCTATGTAACCTCCACAGGACCAAGAATAACTTAAATATGTAGGGATGAATCTACCCTTCAGCATAGATCTGCAGGCTTTGGATGCTGcataaaatactgctttgtggTGTCATCTTAGTTCAGTAACAGCAAACTAAACACCTGTAAAAATCAAGGTGTCTTCCTTTTACAAACATAGAAGAGCTTCAATCCAAATTCCCTCATTATGCTGTTTAAGAGACATTACAGGTTAATCTCCTACCTACTGCTATAAACATCTTCTGCATTACTAGGAAAGGCAACAGCTGAACGGGAAGAATCTTTGACATCTGCAGTAGAAAAAGGTCTCAAATTGTTCCGAGAATATCTGCTCTAGTTGACACCTCCCCAGCACTCAACCATCCAGCTGGAAACCAACATTTCCTTACCTGTTAAGCTCGTGAACCATTGAAGTATCCCTGTGGCCTCTCATCACCATTTGCTGTTCTTTGAGTTGCTTGGCAACCTGCAAAAACCATAATTTTATGAAACTGCTATGGTGTTTCATAGTCACCTGATATTTAGTCAGAGTAATAACTGATCAGTTAGTAGCTAGTCAGTTCTAAATTAGAGGTGGTGCTTGAAAACATTTAGGCACGTCTATCAGAACACCTACATCTTTTGCTGATGAGCCAGACACCTCAATCCAAGTCTTCGAGAAGAACGCACAGGATCCCAACATAAATATTATATAAACTATTACATGGACAGGATCCTCAAATATTGCACCCATGGATTCTGGAGGGGACAAGTAGTAGCACAGGCCACCAACAGGATAAGAGCGAGCAGGGCCACCTCCACTGACATCCtgtgagaggggaagaaaaagggaactAGTTATTTCTCGTCGATCTCCCACATTTCTATCCTGTACTCATAGAGGAATTCCTCTGCAAtgtttaaaacagcttttatagACTAATGTTAAAAAGTAAGTATTCCAGTTTTCAGCTGGTTAAATACCAAAGTTTCACAATGAAGTAATATATACAAACAATTTTACGCTGTTAAGAGGGTGGTAAAATACTTACTGCCCACTGTCCTAATAAGTTCACCAAGAAGTTGCCGCTGAAACGAACAGACAACATCTGGGAAATAACATAGAGGTTTGAAACTAAGGCAGACTGCAGAATGATGGGAATGTTGGAGGTATAGAAGAGCTTGATAGGATAGCTACTGTACTGTCCACGGTATCGTGCGGACTTGATGGGTAAATCGACACGAAATCCCTACAGGAAAGAACACAAATACACCAAGTTTATTTCCAAAATAGAAGGTATTCCTAGGACACATAAAAGCTATTCCTGATGATAGAGTTCTTGCTAGATAAACAAGGAGTGCAAGGCCTGAGACAGTCAAACCCAAAGGCTTTCTGCTGCAGTCTGCATTACAAATTTTAAAGAATGATAAGTGTTCCTGCTTGGCTGTATTCTGTTCTTTTTATGTAAACATTACCTCTCATCTGCTAAGTGATACTCCTCTAAAATGCACTTTATAGAATAGGGTTTGATAAAAGCCTTTAATGGCTTTTAACATCTAGCCAGTTAACAGCAGACTTCCGTGTAATAAGCCTTCTGTTTTGTGGGGAAGGCTCTTATCTGAGAAGACCCAAGAAAGCCACATGGATTTGAAAAACAGTGAAATCATTTTTTCTGCCAGCACTCTGACTCAACAGcttaacaaaacaacaataacaaatgTTCAgccacacatacaaaaaaaaaaaaaaaatcaccatatgGATCTCCTTTAGTGTCCATTTTAGTAAATACTTGGctggtatttctttttaaagctaagtatttcaaaaaaatcagagaaaatcaGTAATCTATGCATTAATTACATGACTGTTTTCTAGAACAAATCTGTATCATGCACACCCCAAAGAAGCCAAGCTCTTTACCTCTGTCCAAAGGTATTCTTTTAACATAACTACGAAGTATATTATTTGTGCAACACAACCACTGCAATTCCAGAATCCATTTTTAGTAAAAATACTCTCAGTGTGTATGGCATTTAATGGAATGTGAGATTACATCACTGTCTCCATACAAGTACATCTGGCTATAAAATTTAACAGCTGTACTGTCACAGAGGTATGAAATAACAAGgttgaaattaaacatttcttaCTCAAAGCTAAGATACTTCAGTTACTCTagtttaatttttgcattttgccCCAGTGACTGCAGTGTCTAAGATCCACACACTATGCAGTTGCAGAACTACTATGAGGAATTTCTTGTTTTACCTGAAAATATATGACTACAGCAAATACAAATACTGTTGCAATCAGATTCATGAGATTGGGCAAATTCTGTCGGTAAAAAGCCTCCCGTAAAGCCCGGACTTTGTCGGTTCGTGTAGCCAGAAGATGAAACAATGCAATCACAGCACCCTCAAACTCTGTTcctgcatgaagaaaaaaaaaaaaaaaattaaaaatagtatctTTCTTCTGGAAATTTTAAGAATGACACATATAAAACCAGATACAATAGGAGATAAATCTTGTTACAACAAATTCATCACAGTACAGGATTCTGATTTAGCTTACAGAATGTAAAATAATCTACCCAAGTGTTATtactggtttaaaaaacaaaaaaaaaaatcatcacaaaaaACAATGCACACACACCCAGTCACACACATGAaagaatactttttctttcttttctgaggGCAGAGGGATgactggaaggaagaaataataaacgaggagaaaaacagctttagaaaagcagtaataaaatgtaatataCAGAACTACTAAAAATCAGATGAAAATGAAAGCACACTAAAAACTTGTCTCagaatttaaaatgtatgtattaaaCTAGTTAACTTCTTGATGCAAACACCCGTATCTGAACTTGGTATTTCCAGGGTCTCAGGACAACCAAATGCCAAAGACTGTCTGAGGAATGAAGAGCTGGTAGTCCCTGAAGAACCAAACTAGCTTAAAGTAATTTGGAGTCACCAGCTCTAGAAGTATCCTATAGCCACCAACAACAGTTGGATCATAAACAACTCTTGTGAACAGACAGAATTTCTGATGTTCTCTATTTCTATCAACTAAATGATAATAAAACAAGACTATTTCAGTTTGGAAATCTAAACCGCTTCAGTCTGGCTTCAAGTTCAGACTGGCTTCAAGTCCCAGTTTAACTACTGCAATTCAAATCAGCAAAGGCAAACTTGTAGGTTATTAATCTTCACGTAACTCAGACAACATTTTTATCTTCAGTGTTAGACAATGATTGACTTTACAAGTTAATCATCACACAttaaaccattttctttaatatccATCTGATAAACCCCTGATAGTTTATGTATAGTATACCTTCAGTGAAACAGGTTGTAACTAACGGTAATCGCACACGTACCTCTGCCAGTGTTGATGGTAGTGGGACTAAAAGCCTTCCAGACAATGGTTTCACAGATATTGGTTGCAATAAACAGGGAAATACCAGACCCCAAGCCATAACCTTTCTGTAGCAACTCATCTAACAGCAGTACAATCAAGCCAGCAACAAACAGCTgtgggaaaaaacacaaaactgagCAGGAACAAGAACAAATCAAGTCAAGAATTACGCATTAATTCCCTGCTTCAGTATTTTCATCACGTTGGAGAGTGATCATTAAGTTTGTCATCTATCATTCATGCAATGTTTTTACCCTCTCACGTACGAACGCCTGCGCATCTCACCTGGCAATGATCTCTGTGACTTTTCCACACTGATGCTAGCACACAGATTACTCTGTAAGCGCATTTTTCGAAAGCGTTTAAGTCTGTTTATTTACTACTTTGCTCTACAGGATAGTGTCTCAAAACTGCACCTGTGCCTTTTAGTGAGAAGTCCTCCACGGTACTGAACAGCAGCTACTGCTTTCAAAGTCTACCAATTCCTGTATTTCAAATCAAACAGCCACTCCtatctgaaacatttttaactACCCCAACTTTCTCCTCCTGTATGGAATATTTAGAATTTCTTATATATAGACAGACAAGGGATGATGCTTTATcgcattaaaaataaatgaatagaaGGCAACCAGAcataaaaagatttttccttcCAGCTATACCATATCTAACCAGCCTCAGTTACACACAAAATAGCTCATTACAAACCTGAATTATAATAAGAAGACAAATTCCAGCACCCATTTCAGCAGGATCTCCATACATTCCAGTCATAACATACACAATGGCTTGCCCAATGGTAATAATCATCCCAAATACTaaaacaagagagaaagcaaatcctttaaaaaaatctgctgaaatcACCTACCAAAGAAATCTCACATCTAGTATCACTTAGACAGGCTGCTTTCCCAAGAATAAAAATGTGcttattaattttaattggaaCAGTGCTTACATTTCTGAGCTCCATTGAACAAGGCTCTGTCTTTTGGAGTATCACCAACTTCAATGATCTTCGCTCCAGCTAGCAACTGCATGATCAAACCAGATGTCACAATGGGTGAGATACCTAATTCCATCAAAGTAcctaaacaggaagaaaaattagtaaTTGTCATTCAAGCATCTCACCTAAAGAATTATACTCTGAGGATATTAGGTCTGTTCAAAGATTTCTGACCTTTAAGGAACATTTTTCATAACTCTTCAAATGTATATCCAATCATACAGGTATGATCAAAACAAAGACTGTTATCTCCTCCCAAAAGAAGGCTGCTGTGTTAAAATCTGTAATCTTGAAGGCAGCATGAAAAACCTATATAG from Athene noctua chromosome 3, bAthNoc1.hap1.1, whole genome shotgun sequence encodes the following:
- the SEC61A2 gene encoding protein transport protein Sec61 subunit alpha isoform X1; its protein translation is MGIKFLEVIKPFCAVLPEIQKPERKIQFREKVLWTAITLFIFLVCCQIPLFGIMSSDSADPFYWMRVILASNRGTLMELGISPIVTSGLIMQLLAGAKIIEVGDTPKDRALFNGAQKLFGMIITIGQAIVYVMTGMYGDPAEMGAGICLLIIIQLFVAGLIVLLLDELLQKGYGLGSGISLFIATNICETIVWKAFSPTTINTGRGTEFEGAVIALFHLLATRTDKVRALREAFYRQNLPNLMNLIATVFVFAVVIYFQGFRVDLPIKSARYRGQYSSYPIKLFYTSNIPIILQSALVSNLYVISQMLSVRFSGNFLVNLLGQWADVSGGGPARSYPVGGLCYYLSPPESMGAIFEDPVHVIVYIIFMLGSCAFFSKTWIEVSGSSAKDVAKQLKEQQMVMRGHRDTSMVHELNRYIPTAAAFGGLCIGALSVLADFLGAIGSGTGILLAVTIIYQYFEIFVKEQAEVGGVGALFF
- the SEC61A2 gene encoding protein transport protein Sec61 subunit alpha isoform X2; the encoded protein is MGIKFLEVIKPFCAVLPEIQKPERKIPLFGIMSSDSADPFYWMRVILASNRGTLMELGISPIVTSGLIMQLLAGAKIIEVGDTPKDRALFNGAQKLFGMIITIGQAIVYVMTGMYGDPAEMGAGICLLIIIQLFVAGLIVLLLDELLQKGYGLGSGISLFIATNICETIVWKAFSPTTINTGRGTEFEGAVIALFHLLATRTDKVRALREAFYRQNLPNLMNLIATVFVFAVVIYFQGFRVDLPIKSARYRGQYSSYPIKLFYTSNIPIILQSALVSNLYVISQMLSVRFSGNFLVNLLGQWADVSGGGPARSYPVGGLCYYLSPPESMGAIFEDPVHVIVYIIFMLGSCAFFSKTWIEVSGSSAKDVAKQLKEQQMVMRGHRDTSMVHELNRYIPTAAAFGGLCIGALSVLADFLGAIGSGTGILLAVTIIYQYFEIFVKEQAEVGGVGALFF